The following proteins are encoded in a genomic region of Musa acuminata AAA Group cultivar baxijiao chromosome BXJ2-11, Cavendish_Baxijiao_AAA, whole genome shotgun sequence:
- the LOC103970614 gene encoding enoyl-CoA hydratase 2, peroxisomal isoform X2 — MRQDPASLGLLAFFLDAALYALGVGACAGDAVDEKELNYVYHRNGQKSIQVLPTFAALFPFAEGLGLEKVSGLQYDPRLLLHGQQYIEIFRPLPSSGSIVNKVAIAGLHDKGKATIIELETTSYLKESGEALCMNRSTIYLRGSGGFSSSSHPYSYKTYPDNQILHVSVPKHQPTVVYEDTIQQSQALLYRLSGDYNPLHADPMIAQAAGFARPILHGLCTLGFAVRAIIKCICNGEQTTVRNIFGRFLLHVYPGETLVTEMWLEGSRVIYQTKVKERNRAVLSGYVLLKHNSSL; from the exons ATGCGTCAAGATCCGGCGTCTCTCGGCTTACTTGCCTTCTTCCT AGATGCGGCGCTCTATGCTTTGGGGGTCGGAGCATGCGCTGGAGATGCAGTGGACGAGAAGGAGCTCAACTACGTTTACCATAGGAACGGGCAAAAGTCCATCCAG GTTTTGCCCACTTTTGCGGCTCTCTTTCCTTTTGCAGAAGGTCTTGGACTTGAAAAAGTTAGTGGACTGCA ATATGATCCTAGGCTTCTTTTGCATGGTCAACAATACATAGAAATCTTTCGGCCTCTACCTTCAAGTGGCTCT ATTGTAAATAAGGTAGCAATTGCCGGCTTGCATGACAAAG GCAAAGCGACTATTATTGAGCTTGAAACTACAAGTTATTTGAAAGAATCTGGTGAAGCATTGTGCATGAACAG AAGCACAATCTACTTGCGTGGTTCTGGAGGTTTTTCAAGCTCATCTCATCcatattcatataaaacctacccagATAATCAGATTTTACATGTTTCAGTTCCCAAACATCAACCTACTGTAGTATATGAAGATACTATCCAACAATCTCAG GCTCTGTTATATAGGTTATCAGGTGATTACAATCCTCTCCATGCAGACCCAATGATAGCACAGGCTGCAGG GTTTGCTCGCCCAATACTGCACGGCTTGTGTACCCTTGGATTTGCTGTCAGAGCCATCATAAAATGTATTTGCAATGGGGAACAGACGACAGTGAGAAACATCTTTGGTCGTTTTCTTTTACATGTATATCCCGGAGAAACTTTAGTGACAGAGATGTGGCTTGAAGGCTCAAG AGTCATATATCAGACTAAGGTGAAGGAGCGAAACCGAGCTGTCCTCTCTGGCTATGTGCTACTCAAGCACAACTCATCCTTGTGA
- the LOC103970614 gene encoding enoyl-CoA hydratase 2, peroxisomal isoform X1 gives MTSSDRSAPAIDPDLVISHKFSETSFCYTERDAALYALGVGACAGDAVDEKELNYVYHRNGQKSIQVLPTFAALFPFAEGLGLEKVSGLQYDPRLLLHGQQYIEIFRPLPSSGSIVNKVAIAGLHDKGKATIIELETTSYLKESGEALCMNRSTIYLRGSGGFSSSSHPYSYKTYPDNQILHVSVPKHQPTVVYEDTIQQSQALLYRLSGDYNPLHADPMIAQAAGFARPILHGLCTLGFAVRAIIKCICNGEQTTVRNIFGRFLLHVYPGETLVTEMWLEGSRVIYQTKVKERNRAVLSGYVLLKHNSSL, from the exons ATGACGAGTTCCGATCGCTCGGCGCCCGCCATCGATCCCGATCTGGTGATCTCTCACAAGTTCTCCGAG ACTTCGTTTTGCTATACTGAAAG AGATGCGGCGCTCTATGCTTTGGGGGTCGGAGCATGCGCTGGAGATGCAGTGGACGAGAAGGAGCTCAACTACGTTTACCATAGGAACGGGCAAAAGTCCATCCAG GTTTTGCCCACTTTTGCGGCTCTCTTTCCTTTTGCAGAAGGTCTTGGACTTGAAAAAGTTAGTGGACTGCA ATATGATCCTAGGCTTCTTTTGCATGGTCAACAATACATAGAAATCTTTCGGCCTCTACCTTCAAGTGGCTCT ATTGTAAATAAGGTAGCAATTGCCGGCTTGCATGACAAAG GCAAAGCGACTATTATTGAGCTTGAAACTACAAGTTATTTGAAAGAATCTGGTGAAGCATTGTGCATGAACAG AAGCACAATCTACTTGCGTGGTTCTGGAGGTTTTTCAAGCTCATCTCATCcatattcatataaaacctacccagATAATCAGATTTTACATGTTTCAGTTCCCAAACATCAACCTACTGTAGTATATGAAGATACTATCCAACAATCTCAG GCTCTGTTATATAGGTTATCAGGTGATTACAATCCTCTCCATGCAGACCCAATGATAGCACAGGCTGCAGG GTTTGCTCGCCCAATACTGCACGGCTTGTGTACCCTTGGATTTGCTGTCAGAGCCATCATAAAATGTATTTGCAATGGGGAACAGACGACAGTGAGAAACATCTTTGGTCGTTTTCTTTTACATGTATATCCCGGAGAAACTTTAGTGACAGAGATGTGGCTTGAAGGCTCAAG AGTCATATATCAGACTAAGGTGAAGGAGCGAAACCGAGCTGTCCTCTCTGGCTATGTGCTACTCAAGCACAACTCATCCTTGTGA
- the LOC135626346 gene encoding auxin-responsive protein SAUR66-like produces MLSPKKLIKMVRKWQKVAGLGRTRRRIMTGKPDDSVAAAVGSCSAPLVASRGHVFVYTADGKRFTVPLKYLSSKIVRELLRMSEEEFGLPTDGPITLACEAASMDYIIALLRGGITSDVEKAVLASIAGRRCTVSAVPREPHQHLILYGL; encoded by the coding sequence ATGCTGAGCCCAAAGAAGCTTATCAAGATGGTGAGGAAGTGGCAGAAGGTGGCCGGTTTGGGCAGGACCAGGAGAAGGATCATGACAGGGAAACCTGACGACAGTGTTGCTGCAGCGGTAGGGTCGTGCAGTGCTCCTCTGGTTGCGAGCAGAGGTCATGTCTTCGTGTACACGGCCGATGGCAAGCGCTTCACGGTCCCTTTGAAGTACCTAAGCAGCAAGATCGTCAGGGAGCTGTTGAGGATGTCGGAGGAAGAGTTCGGGTTGCCAACCGACGGCCCGATAACATTGGCTTGCGAAGCTGCTTCCATGGACTACATCATCGCCTTGCTCCGAGGGGGAATCACGAGCGACGTGGAGAAAGCCGTGCTTGCCTCCATCGCCGGTCGTCGGTGCACTGTCTCTGCGGTTCCACGGGAACCCCATCAACACTTGATCCTCTACGGCTTGTGA
- the LOC135626820 gene encoding root-specific lectin-like — MASLLFCLECRKMKLPFVVIFSLGSLLGSLAQQCGPAAGGKTCLDGLCCSKYGYCGSTFAYCNDSGYLCGSQAAGGVCPTWQCCSQHGYCGNTSDYCGSGCQSQCDGGSGSGDSDAQCGSQAAGALCPDGQCCSQYGYCGTTSDYCGSGCQSQCPNPNPFAGYRDHCVSQKSTTWTHKEFASISISVMLCG, encoded by the exons ATGGCGAGCCTCCTCTTCTGCTTGGAGTGCCGGAAAATGAAGCTCCCTTTCGTGGTTATCTTTAGCTTGGGGTCACTGTTGGGCAGCCTCGCGCAACAGTGTGGACCGGCGGCAGGGGGGAAGACGTGCCTCGATGGGCTTTGCTGCAGCAAGTATGGCTATTGCGGGAGCACTTTCGCGTACTGTAATGACTCCGGGTATCTGTGCGGATCGCAGGCAGCGGGAGGGGTGTGCCCCACCTGGCAGTGCTGCAGCCAACATGGGTATTGTGGAAACACTTCGGACTACTGCGGCTCCGGCTGCCAGAGCCAGTGCGACGGTGGCTCCGGCAGTGGTGACTCCGACGCGCAGTGCGGATCGCAGGCAGCGGGAGCGTTGTGCCCCGACGGGCAGTGCTGCAGCCAGTACGGCTACTGCGGAACCACGTCGGACTACTGCGGTTCCGGCTGTCAGAGCCAATGCCCCAACCCCAACCCATTCGCTGGATATCGCGATCACT GTGTCTCACAAAAATCCACAACATGGACACACAAAGAGTTTGCATCCATCTCAATTTCAGTGATGCTCTGTGGGTGA